From Kaistella polysaccharea:
CTTCTGATCTTTCGCTTTCTCCGACCGCCAAATCTTCAGGGAATCCAGAATTTTAATTTCATCTGCAGAAAGCGCTACGTCACTTTCCGCACTATATTTTTGCGGCTTGCCTTCATTCACCAGAACTTTCATTTCTTCAAAATAAAGCATGACCGACCAATAACTTTCGTCATCTTTTACAAAAGCCGTTTCATACTTTAATATATTATTTTCCTCTAAAAAATGATCAAGCAACTTTTGATCGGAATAAATATAATCCTCGGATAATCTGATTTTAAAAATTTTAACTTTCATGACTTTGTATTTTTATTCGAAATTAATTTTAGAAAAAGTTAGAGCCGAATTTTTAATATTAGGTTCAGCTCCAACGTTCATGGTTTATTTACCGCCCAAAAGCACAAGTTCTTCTACGCGAATTTCCGTGAAATACCGTTTCACTCCCTCTTTATCATCGTACGTTTTATAGACGATTTTTCCTTCTACGGCGATTTCCTTGCCTTTTTCCACGTATTTTTCCATGATATCAGCTAACTTTCCGTTCACAACCAAATTGTGCCATTGCGTTTCTTCCACTTTTTCGCCCATTGCGTTGGTGTAATGATCGGTTGTTGCCAAACTTACTTTAGCTAATTTTCCGTTTTCGAATTTTACGATTTCGACTTCTTTTCCTGTTCGACCTACAAGGTTTACTTTGTTTCTTAGTGACATGACTTTAAATTTTATAATTAAACATTAGAAGTGAGGCTTACTTTTTTTCCTCAAATCTCTGGAGCAAAGGTTCACCAGAATCTAAAATTTAGTCGGTAAAGAATCACTTATTGTCATTTGTAGTCGTTTGCAACGATTATAAAACTGACAATCAACACCTTATCAGTAGCATAAAAATCATGTTTTCTTTTTAAAATCATACCCGCTGTACATTACAATCTTTTTTGCCCCCGCGGAAATCCATCCAAAAAAAGGATTTTCATTTCCATCGGGGCTAAAATGAAGAGCGATTTTTCTTTCGTAAATAATAAATGGCTCTCAAAAGTTCTGAAAACTGAAAGAAGTATTTTATATTTGAGAGTTCTTTATCCCAATAGAAAATTCCAAAAATGAAAGACTTAAGCCATCAAATAAAATCTGCACTCTTCGGCGTAGCAATCGGTGACGCATTGGGCGTTCCCGTTGAATTTAAAAGTAGAGAAATCATTCGTCAGAATCCAGTCACAGACATGATTGGGTACGGCACCTATAACCTACCACCCGGAACTTTCTCGGATGACAGTTCGATGACTTTTTGTTTGGCAGAAGCCTTAACCCACGATTTTGATTTAAACCGAATCGCACAAAATTTTGTAAAATGGTATCATGAAAATTTTTGGACAGCCCGCGGTGAGGTTTTCGATATTGGCATTGCAACCCGAGAAGCCATCAATAGAATTGCAAAGGGAGGACAGCCAGAATTCGCGGGAAGCACCGACGCATCATCCAATGGAAATGGTTCTTTAATGCGAATTTTACCGCTACTTTTCTATATAAAAGATTTGCCAATCGAAGAACGTTATCAAATCACAAAAAAAGTTTCATCAATAACACACGGCCACATTCGGTCGGTAATTTCCTGTTTTTACTATATTGAATTTGCAAGAGCAATTTTGTTAGGAAAAGAAAAATTTGAAATTTATCAAAACCTGCAGACTGAAATACCAGACTTTCTAAATACGCGTTCTATTAATCCGAATGAAATATCAATATTTAATCGGCTTTTTCAAGAAAATATTTCTGAATTTGAAGAAGCGGAAATTTTCAGCAGTGGTTATGTTCTCCATTCATTGGAAGCGAGTATTTGGTGCTTACTGACTACCGAAAATTATAAAGACGCCACATTAAAAGCTGTAAATTTAGGAGAAGACACTGATACTACTGCCGCAATTGCAGGCGGACTTGCGGGATTGGTTTACGGTTTTGATTCAATCCCAAAAAGTTGGGTTGAGCAGTTAGCGCGGAAAGAAGATATTGATGATTTGGCAAAAAGAATGTGGGAAAAGTTACACTAAGAAGGTATCAAAGTAAATTGATTCACCGGAATTTCCAACTGATTAATGGTGCTCGAATCTGACTTATCCCTTTTACGGAGCTGTTTATTAATCGTCTTTAAAGCTCCAAATGTTCCAATTTTTATGGAGTTCTCCGCAGATCCAATCAGTCTTCCACCTTTTCTATAGGTATCGTAGGAAGTTTCTGCCAAAAGATTTCCTGTAGAAGAAAAAACTTTTAAACTCACAATAACCTGATTAGAAAACACATACTTTCCTATTCCTACCTTAAAATATTTCACTTTTGGAATAACTGCAAATTGTGCATTATTATTTTCGCAAAATTCAGTGATTAGTTTGGGGTCCGCGTCTTCGTATGGAATATTATAATCTACTCGCAAGAGTTTATTGGATCGTGTTTTACTAAGTTGATCAGAAAGCGCGGAGAAAAAAGCGGTGTAAGTAGGTTCTTTTATTTCGTCAATATCTGGAAAAACTTCTGGATTAAAGTAAAGAATTGTGTAAAGTTCCGCATCTCTATTTAAAGGCATATTCTGACTAAACATCGCGTAGCCAGTAAGCATTAAAATAACTGTAAC
This genomic window contains:
- a CDS encoding pyruvate decarboxylase, with amino-acid sequence MKNLYLVRNSVTVILMLTGYAMFSQNMPLNRDAELYTILYFNPEVFPDIDEIKEPTYTAFFSALSDQLSKTRSNKLLRVDYNIPYEDADPKLITEFCENNNAQFAVIPKVKYFKVGIGKYVFSNQVIVSLKVFSSTGNLLAETSYDTYRKGGRLIGSAENSIKIGTFGALKTINKQLRKRDKSDSSTINQLEIPVNQFTLIPS
- a CDS encoding HRDC domain-containing protein encodes the protein MKVKIFKIRLSEDYIYSDQKLLDHFLEENNILKYETAFVKDDESYWSVMLYFEEMKVLVNEGKPQKYSAESDVALSADEIKILDSLKIWRSEKAKDQKLPVYFIATNKELFSIAKYKPAKKEELLEIKGFGKHKIENYGEEIIEILETV
- a CDS encoding single-stranded DNA-binding protein codes for the protein MSLRNKVNLVGRTGKEVEIVKFENGKLAKVSLATTDHYTNAMGEKVEETQWHNLVVNGKLADIMEKYVEKGKEIAVEGKIVYKTYDDKEGVKRYFTEIRVEELVLLGGK
- a CDS encoding ADP-ribosylglycohydrolase family protein, with translation MKDLSHQIKSALFGVAIGDALGVPVEFKSREIIRQNPVTDMIGYGTYNLPPGTFSDDSSMTFCLAEALTHDFDLNRIAQNFVKWYHENFWTARGEVFDIGIATREAINRIAKGGQPEFAGSTDASSNGNGSLMRILPLLFYIKDLPIEERYQITKKVSSITHGHIRSVISCFYYIEFARAILLGKEKFEIYQNLQTEIPDFLNTRSINPNEISIFNRLFQENISEFEEAEIFSSGYVLHSLEASIWCLLTTENYKDATLKAVNLGEDTDTTAAIAGGLAGLVYGFDSIPKSWVEQLARKEDIDDLAKRMWEKLH